GCGCCGAGGCCGGTCGTCACTCCGCAGCCGATGAGGGCCGCGATGTCGAAGGGCACGTCGTCCGGGATCGGAACGGCGGAGCCCGCGTCGACCACGACCTCCTCGGTGAAGGTGCCCGTCCCGGCGAAGCCGAAGACGTCTTGGCCGGGCCGCCGGAAGTTGGGCGTGCCGGCGTTCATGAACCCGGCCAGGCACAGCTGGCTCTGGCCGCGCTTGCAGGCGGGACAGACGCCGCAGGCGGGCAGCCAGCAGACGACGACCCGGTCGCCGGGCTTGAGATGGGTGACGCCCTCGCCGACCTCGACGATCTCCCCGGCGCCCTCGTGGCCGGGCACGAACGGCGCGGGCTGCGGCAGTACGCCGCTCATGGCGGACAGGTCGGAGTGGCACAGCCCGGTGGCCCGTACCCGGATCCGCACCTTGCCCGGACCGAAGCCCACCGCCTCGATGTCGTCGAGGACTTCCAGCTTGTCCTGGCCTATCTCGTGCTGTACGGCTGCGCGCATGGTGCGGCTCCCCTCGACAACGGGCTGATCACTGACGGGCTGGGCTCAGGAGTGTGTGACGACGGTGTCGGCGAGGACAGGCGCGTCGTCACGCTCGACGGCGCTCACGGCCACCCGGACGCCGCCTTCCCGCCGCCACATACGGATGCGCAGGGTCTCCCCCGGGTACACGACCCCGGCGAAGCGCGTGGTGTACGAGCGGACGCGCGCCACGTCCCCGCCGAGCAGCGTGTCGACGACCGCCTTGAGCGTCATCCCGTACGTGCACAGCCCGTGCAGGATCGGCCGGTCGAACCCGGCGAGCTTGGCGAACTCGGGGTCGGCGTGCAGCGGGTTCCAGTCGCCGGAGAGCCGGTAGAGCAGCGCCTGCTCCTCGCGGACCGGGCGCTCGACGGTCCGGTCCGGCGCACCGGTGGGCTCCTCGAGGCGGGTGGCGGGGCCGCGGTCGCCGCCCCAGCCGCCCTCTCCCCGTACGAAGATCTGGGCGTCGTTCGTCCACAACGGTCCCTCGGCGTCGGCGACCTCGGTGCGCATGACCAGGACGGCCGCCTTGCCCTTGTCGTACACGGCGGCGATCCGCCCGGTGGCCAGGGCCTTGCCCTCGACCGGGATCGGACGGTGCAGTGCGATGGTCTGGCCGCCGTGCAGGACGCGGGCGAGGTCGACGTCGACGCCGGGCATGGACAGGCCGCTGATCACTCCGGGGGAACCGGCGCCCGCGACGGTGGCGAAGCTCGGCAGGACGTGCAGCTTCGATTCGAGGGTGTAACGCAGCTCGTCGGGATCCGTCGCCGGGACGCCCGCTCCGAGGCCGAGGTGGTAGAGCTGGACGTCCTTGCGGTCCCAGGTGATCTCACCGCTGCGGGGTTCGGCGGCGAGGGCCTTGGCGGCGTCGATGGGCATGGGGCTCCTGATCAGTAGCGCGAAAGACCTCGGTGCGGCCGTCCGCACCGTCGGCCGCACCGAGGTCGACACTGGCCGATCTAGAACGCGTTCCAGTCCGGCGACCCTTGTATAGCCCAGCACTCGGCAGTTGTGAAGGCTCCTGACGCCCTGTCAGGTCAACGGTCCGTCCGTCCGGCCGTGACATTTGTCCTGCCGGAGTCCGTACAAGCGCATCTGCCGGGCGGGGGCCGCGGATTCGTACCGTCTCAGGCATGACACAGACAGGTGGGACAGAGCGTGCCGTGTCCTTCACGGGGGCGGTCAAGGCGTTCGGCGCGGTGCGCGCGGTGGACGGGGTGGATCTGGAGATCGGCCGCGGCGAGACGGTGGCGCTGCTGGGGCGCAACGGCGCGGGGAAGTCGACCACGATCTCCCTGCTGCTCGGTCTGAACGAGCCGGACGAGGGGACGGTCGCGCTCTTCGGCGGCCCCCCGGAGGCGGCGGTGCGTGCCGGGCGGGTCGGCGCGATGCTTCAGGAGACCCGGCCGGTGCCCCGCGTGACCGTCCGTGAGCTGGTCTCCTTCGTCGCGGGCCGCTATCCCGCGCCGCTCCCTGTCGCCGACGCGCTGGAGCTCGCGGGGATCGGGGATCTGGCCGGGCGGCGCGTCGACCGGCTCTCCGGCGGACAGGCGCAGCGGGTGCGGTTCGCGGTGGCGCTCGCCGGGAACCCCGACCTGATCGTGCTCGACGAGCCGACCGCCGCGCTGGACGTGGAGGCGCGGCGCGCGTTCTGGGACTCGATGCGGTCCTACGCGCGGCGTGGTCACACCGTCCTGTTCTCGACGCACTACCTGGAGGAGGCCGACGCGCACGCCGACCGGATCCTCGTCATCGACCACGGCCGGCTCGTCGCCGACGGGACCGGCGAGCAGCTCAAGCGGTCGGTGGGCGGCAACCTGGTCTCCTTCGACCTCGCGGGCCGCGGCACCGAGGGGCTGATCCTGCTGCCCGGTGTGGTGTCGGTGGAGGTGCGCGGGGACCGGGCCCGGCTGCGCACGGACGACTCGGACGCGACGGTGCTCGCGCTGGCGGAGCTCGGTGCGATCCGCGGTCTGGAGGTCGTTCCCGCGTCCCTGGACGACGCGTTCATGGCGCTCACCTCGCATGTTCTGGAGACGGTGTGATGCTGGACTATCTGCGCCTCGAAGTGCGCCGGACGCTGCGCGACACCGGCTTCGTCATCGGCGGCATCGCGATGCCCGTGATGATGTACCTCCTGTTCACCAACCTCGGCGACGGCGGTGACGGCGGCTGGAAGACCGGCTCGATGATCGGCATGGCCGCGTACGGGGCGGTGGGCTCGGCCCTGAACACCGGTGGCGGGGTCGCCGAGGACAGGGTGACCGGATGGTTGCGGCAGCTGCGGGTGACCCCGATGACCCCGCGCGAGGTGGTGCTCGGGCGGACGCTGACCGGCTCGGTGACGGTGCTGCCCGCGATCGCCGTGGTGCTGGCGGCGGGCGGACTGGTCAACGGCGTACGGCTGGGGGTCTGGCAGTGGGCCGCGGTCGCGGTGCTGCTGTGGCTCGGCTCGATACCCTTCACCCTGCTCGGCCTCGGCAACGGCTACCGGCTCACCGCGCAGACGACCGGGGTCGCGAACATGGTGTGCAACCTGGGGCTCTCGGTGGTCGGCGGTCTGTGGTTCCCGCTCACGCTCTTCCCGGGCTGGCTCCGGTCCCTGTCCGGCTTCACACCCACGAACCGCATCGCCCAGCTCGGCACCTCCGTCGCCGACGGCGACGCACCGGCGCTCGGCGCGGTGGTGGTTCTCACGGCTTGGCTACTGGCCTTCGGTTCGTACGCTGTGGTCTCGTACCGCAGGGCCGCGCGGACCATCTGAAGCGGACCGTCCGAAGGGGGAACGGGGACATGTCCTGGATGCGAGGGGTCGCCTGTCAGGTGAGGGAGTGGCGCGCGGCGCGGGCGCGCTGGCGGTCCGACATGGAGCGCTTCAAGGCCGAGCAGCGGGCCGCCCGCAGGAACGGCGGGAAGATGCCCGAGGACCCGGGACCGCCGCCCACCGGCTTCGCGCTGCTGCCGTGGCTGCTGATGGGGATGGGCGCCTTCTCCAACCTCCTCCAGGGCAGGACCGCGAACCCCTGGATCGGTGGCCTGGGTCTGTTCACCTTCAACTCCCTCTACATCTACGTGACGTTCCGCGCCTTCGTGAAGGAGGCGCGCGAGGCCCGCTCCACCAAGGTGGCGCTCGTCCTGATGGGCCTGGTCACCTGTGCGCTGGCCCTCGGGTACGGCGGCAGCTGGCTGTACTTCTTCCCGCTCCTCGGCCTGGCCACCGGCGCGGTGCTGCGGGGCCCGCGGCTCGGTCAGATCGGTCTCGGCCTGACCGCGCTCGCGGCCGTGATCTCCTTCGTCCGGGCGGGCTGGGACGCGGTGAACGTCGCGTACGGCACCTTCCTGTCCACCATGGTGACGGCGGCGATCCTCTCCCTCTCCGAGGCCGTACGGGAGCTGCGCGCCGCCCGCGAGGAGCTGGCCCGACGTGCCGTGGAGAAGGAGCGCCTGCGCTTCTCCCGCGATCTGCACGACCTGCTCGGCCACACGCTCTCCGTCATCGTGGTGAAGTCGGAGGCGGCCCGCCGGCTGGCCCCGCGCGACCTGGACGCGGCCCTCACGCAGATCACGGACATCGAGTCCGTGGGCCGGCAGGCGCTGACCGAGATCCGCGAGGCGGTGACCGGCTATCGCGAGGGCAGCCTCACCACGGAACTGGACCGGGCCCGCTCCGCCCTGTCCGCGGCGAGCGTCGACCCCGTGGTCCGCCAGTCCGGCGCCCCGCTGACCCCGCAGAACGAGGCCCTGCTGGGCTGGGTGGTGCGGGAGGCGGTGACGAACGTCGTACGGCACAGCGGCGCGACCCGCTGCGAGATCACCGTCGAGGGCGTACCGGGCGGCCATGTCCGCCTGACCGTCACGGACGACGGCACCGGCACGGGCGCCTT
This portion of the Streptomyces mirabilis genome encodes:
- a CDS encoding MaoC/PaaZ C-terminal domain-containing protein, with the translated sequence MPIDAAKALAAEPRSGEITWDRKDVQLYHLGLGAGVPATDPDELRYTLESKLHVLPSFATVAGAGSPGVISGLSMPGVDVDLARVLHGGQTIALHRPIPVEGKALATGRIAAVYDKGKAAVLVMRTEVADAEGPLWTNDAQIFVRGEGGWGGDRGPATRLEEPTGAPDRTVERPVREEQALLYRLSGDWNPLHADPEFAKLAGFDRPILHGLCTYGMTLKAVVDTLLGGDVARVRSYTTRFAGVVYPGETLRIRMWRREGGVRVAVSAVERDDAPVLADTVVTHS
- a CDS encoding ABC transporter ATP-binding protein, which gives rise to MTQTGGTERAVSFTGAVKAFGAVRAVDGVDLEIGRGETVALLGRNGAGKSTTISLLLGLNEPDEGTVALFGGPPEAAVRAGRVGAMLQETRPVPRVTVRELVSFVAGRYPAPLPVADALELAGIGDLAGRRVDRLSGGQAQRVRFAVALAGNPDLIVLDEPTAALDVEARRAFWDSMRSYARRGHTVLFSTHYLEEADAHADRILVIDHGRLVADGTGEQLKRSVGGNLVSFDLAGRGTEGLILLPGVVSVEVRGDRARLRTDDSDATVLALAELGAIRGLEVVPASLDDAFMALTSHVLETV
- a CDS encoding ABC transporter permease, whose product is MLDYLRLEVRRTLRDTGFVIGGIAMPVMMYLLFTNLGDGGDGGWKTGSMIGMAAYGAVGSALNTGGGVAEDRVTGWLRQLRVTPMTPREVVLGRTLTGSVTVLPAIAVVLAAGGLVNGVRLGVWQWAAVAVLLWLGSIPFTLLGLGNGYRLTAQTTGVANMVCNLGLSVVGGLWFPLTLFPGWLRSLSGFTPTNRIAQLGTSVADGDAPALGAVVVLTAWLLAFGSYAVVSYRRAARTI
- a CDS encoding sensor histidine kinase, whose translation is MSWMRGVACQVREWRAARARWRSDMERFKAEQRAARRNGGKMPEDPGPPPTGFALLPWLLMGMGAFSNLLQGRTANPWIGGLGLFTFNSLYIYVTFRAFVKEAREARSTKVALVLMGLVTCALALGYGGSWLYFFPLLGLATGAVLRGPRLGQIGLGLTALAAVISFVRAGWDAVNVAYGTFLSTMVTAAILSLSEAVRELRAAREELARRAVEKERLRFSRDLHDLLGHTLSVIVVKSEAARRLAPRDLDAALTQITDIESVGRQALTEIREAVTGYREGSLTTELDRARSALSAASVDPVVRQSGAPLTPQNEALLGWVVREAVTNVVRHSGATRCEITVEGVPGGHVRLTVTDDGTGTGAFVTGPAEGIGGTGLKGLTERLAAAGGSLTAGPSPRGGFTVTAELPVDAADLASSSVATAPREP